In the genome of Rhodoferax fermentans, one region contains:
- the surE gene encoding 5'/3'-nucleotidase SurE, protein MKILISNDDGFQAPGIVALYEALKDVAEVEVVAPEHNNSAKSNALTLHSPLYVHRAANGFRYVNGTPADCLHIALTGLLDYRPDLVVSGINNGANMGDDTIYSGTVGAAMEGYLFGIPSIAFSQVQRDWLHLDAAARKARDLVLQMSQQNLLGSSAWLLNVNIPNLPEDQLGHVKLCRLGRRHAAEPVITQLSPRNETMYWIGAAGAAKDDADGTDFHATAQGHIAITPLKIDLTDHDSLGYWAQTAARLAAGMGPG, encoded by the coding sequence ATGAAAATTCTGATATCAAACGACGATGGCTTTCAGGCACCGGGCATCGTGGCCTTGTACGAGGCCCTCAAAGACGTGGCCGAGGTCGAGGTGGTGGCACCGGAACACAACAACAGCGCCAAGTCCAATGCGCTGACGCTGCATTCACCCTTGTACGTTCACCGGGCGGCCAACGGGTTCCGATATGTCAATGGCACACCGGCCGACTGCCTGCACATCGCGCTGACGGGGTTGCTGGACTACCGGCCGGACCTGGTGGTGTCGGGCATCAACAACGGCGCCAACATGGGTGACGACACCATTTACTCGGGCACCGTGGGAGCGGCGATGGAGGGTTACCTGTTTGGCATTCCCTCGATCGCCTTTTCCCAGGTCCAGCGTGACTGGTTGCACCTGGACGCTGCAGCGCGCAAGGCACGTGACCTGGTGTTACAGATGTCGCAGCAGAATCTGCTGGGCAGCAGCGCCTGGCTGCTCAATGTCAACATCCCCAACTTGCCCGAAGATCAGTTGGGCCATGTCAAGTTGTGCCGTCTGGGGCGGCGTCATGCGGCTGAGCCGGTCATCACCCAACTCAGTCCACGCAATGAAACCATGTACTGGATTGGTGCCGCTGGCGCGGCCAAAGACGATGCCGATGGCACCGACTTCCACGCCACCGCACAGGGCCATATCGCGATCACCCCCCTCAAGATCGACCTGACCGACCACGACAGCCTGGGCTACTGGGCGCAGACTGCCGCGCGCCTGGCTGCGGGCATGGGGCCGGGTTGA
- a CDS encoding sulfite exporter TauE/SafE family protein has protein sequence MIWVALLGTVIGLVLAFTGAGGGILSVPLLVFGLHLSVQQAAPIGMLAVFAAASLGAVLAWREALVRYRAAALMGAAGMVMAPLGVFLAQHIPNRPLIVAFSAVLMYSAWRSLAAPATTQARAPCVLSTVDQRLIWTRPCAQVLAGTGLLSGLLSGLLGVGGGFVIVPALSRYTNLSIRSVHATSLAVMALVSLSGVMSATIHGTMNWAIALPFAAGAIVALLAGRRLANRVHPTRLQQVFAWFCVGVAVLMLARAGGLLSV, from the coding sequence ATGATCTGGGTGGCGCTGTTGGGCACGGTGATTGGTCTGGTGTTGGCCTTCACCGGGGCAGGTGGCGGCATCCTGTCGGTGCCTTTGTTGGTGTTTGGACTGCATCTGTCGGTGCAGCAGGCCGCACCCATCGGGATGCTGGCGGTGTTCGCCGCAGCCTCGCTGGGGGCTGTCCTGGCCTGGCGTGAGGCGCTGGTGCGCTACCGTGCTGCGGCCTTGATGGGGGCGGCGGGGATGGTGATGGCACCACTCGGCGTTTTTCTGGCGCAACACATCCCCAATCGGCCTTTGATCGTGGCTTTCTCCGCCGTGCTGATGTACAGCGCCTGGCGCAGTCTGGCTGCCCCAGCCACCACCCAGGCGCGAGCGCCCTGTGTGCTGAGCACCGTGGATCAGCGCTTGATCTGGACACGCCCGTGTGCCCAGGTGTTGGCGGGCACCGGCTTGCTGTCGGGTTTGCTCAGTGGTTTGCTGGGGGTCGGCGGTGGTTTTGTGATCGTGCCAGCCCTGTCGCGTTACACCAATCTGAGCATTCGCAGTGTGCACGCCACCTCGTTGGCGGTGATGGCGCTGGTGTCCTTGAGTGGTGTGATGTCTGCCACCATACACGGCACCATGAACTGGGCCATTGCGTTGCCCTTTGCCGCTGGCGCCATCGTGGCGCTGCTGGCTGGCAGGCGGCTGGCCAACCGGGTCCACCCCACGCGTCTGCAGCAAGTGTTTGCCTGGTTTTGTGTCGGGGTGGCGGTGTTGATGCTGGCCCGGGCGGGAGGTCTGCTGTCGGTGTGA
- the ccoG gene encoding cytochrome c oxidase accessory protein CcoG: MNAELKNEKKVIPITPVPTEPEAQLVSLYAAHEKIYPRSVKGVFSNWRWIMVWVTQIIFYGLPWVEWGQRQAVLFDLGVRRFYIFGLVLYPQDFIYLTGLLIIAALSLFLFTAVAGRLWCGYACPQTVYTEIFLWVEKFVEGDRSARIRRDEGPMTAEKLARKTAKHLIWVAIGVWTGFTFVGYFTPMQAMMSQLANLDFGPWETFWVLFYGFATYGNAGFMREQVCKHMCPYARFQSAMFDKDTLIVTYDAERGEPRGARSKKADPTKLNLGACVDCSLCVQVCPTGIDIRKGLQYECIGCGACADVCDTVMDKVGYPRGLVKYSTENAMLNKWTQKQTLRHVFRPRILVYTAILLTIVLAIMVSLFTRTPFKVDVVRDRGVMARVVEAGKTENVYRLQVMNATESAQRYRFSVEGLPGLVLTSQDTVSVPSTEARTVPVRVQLPFEGAKPGSHEIHFKIESLDSPGVLLEKSTFLVPE; this comes from the coding sequence ATGAATGCCGAATTGAAGAATGAGAAGAAGGTGATACCCATCACCCCGGTGCCGACCGAGCCCGAGGCACAGCTGGTGTCTTTGTATGCCGCTCACGAAAAAATTTACCCGCGCAGTGTCAAAGGGGTGTTTTCCAATTGGCGCTGGATCATGGTGTGGGTGACGCAGATCATCTTCTACGGATTGCCCTGGGTCGAGTGGGGTCAGCGCCAGGCCGTTCTGTTTGACCTGGGGGTGCGTCGTTTTTACATCTTTGGTCTGGTCTTGTATCCGCAGGACTTCATCTACCTCACCGGTCTGCTGATCATTGCCGCCTTGTCGCTGTTCCTCTTCACTGCGGTGGCGGGTCGGTTGTGGTGTGGTTATGCCTGTCCGCAGACGGTCTACACCGAAATCTTTCTGTGGGTTGAAAAATTTGTGGAGGGGGACCGCTCGGCCCGCATTCGCCGGGACGAAGGCCCGATGACCGCCGAGAAACTGGCGCGCAAAACGGCCAAACACCTGATCTGGGTGGCCATTGGGGTCTGGACCGGGTTCACCTTTGTGGGGTATTTCACGCCCATGCAAGCCATGATGAGCCAATTGGCGAACCTGGACTTTGGTCCCTGGGAAACATTCTGGGTGTTGTTTTACGGTTTTGCCACCTATGGCAACGCCGGGTTCATGCGGGAACAGGTGTGTAAACACATGTGCCCCTATGCCCGTTTCCAGAGTGCGATGTTTGACAAAGACACCCTGATCGTGACCTACGACGCCGAGCGCGGTGAGCCGCGTGGCGCACGCTCCAAGAAGGCCGACCCCACCAAGCTCAATCTGGGGGCCTGTGTCGACTGCAGCCTGTGTGTGCAGGTCTGTCCGACCGGCATTGATATCCGCAAAGGGCTGCAGTACGAATGTATTGGCTGTGGTGCCTGTGCCGATGTGTGTGACACCGTCATGGACAAGGTGGGCTACCCGCGTGGTCTGGTCAAGTACTCGACCGAAAACGCCATGCTCAACAAGTGGACACAGAAGCAGACACTGCGCCATGTGTTCCGGCCACGTATTCTGGTGTACACCGCTATTTTGCTGACGATTGTGCTGGCGATCATGGTCAGCCTGTTCACCCGCACACCGTTTAAGGTGGACGTGGTGCGTGACCGCGGTGTGATGGCGCGCGTGGTGGAAGCGGGCAAAACCGAAAACGTGTACCGCTTGCAGGTGATGAATGCCACCGAAAGTGCTCAGCGTTATCGCTTTTCGGTGGAAGGCCTGCCGGGTCTGGTGCTGACCTCGCAGGACACGGTCAGTGTGCCGTCCACCGAGGCGCGAACGGTGCCGGTGCGTGTGCAATTGCCGTTTGAGGGGGCCAAACCGGGTTCACACGAGATCCACTTCAAGATTGAGTCACTGGACAGCCCAGGGGTGTTGCTTGAAAAGTCTACCTTCCTTGTGCCAGAGTAA
- the petA gene encoding ubiquinol-cytochrome c reductase iron-sulfur subunit has protein sequence MVLLTAAVAGVATVGVAIPLVASFSPSERALASGAAVEADISDLAPGAMKTVEWRGKPVWIVRRTEETLADLATLDERLVDPRSEVKSQQPAYAQNTSRSIKPEYLVAVGICTHLGCSPSAVAKGTANPGVGQDWKGGFFCPCHGSTFDSAGRVFKNKPAPTNLEIPPHKYLSDSRLLIGEDELA, from the coding sequence ATGGTGCTGTTGACGGCGGCGGTGGCCGGGGTGGCCACGGTGGGTGTGGCCATTCCCCTGGTCGCCAGCTTTTCTCCGAGTGAGCGGGCTCTGGCCAGTGGCGCGGCGGTGGAGGCCGACATTTCGGACCTGGCACCGGGCGCCATGAAAACCGTGGAATGGCGTGGCAAACCGGTCTGGATCGTGCGCCGGACCGAAGAAACGCTGGCTGACCTGGCCACACTGGATGAGCGACTGGTGGACCCCAGGTCCGAGGTCAAGAGCCAGCAGCCCGCTTATGCCCAAAATACCAGCCGTTCGATCAAACCCGAATATCTGGTCGCGGTGGGCATTTGTACCCACCTGGGCTGCTCACCCAGCGCGGTGGCCAAGGGCACGGCCAACCCAGGGGTGGGCCAGGACTGGAAAGGCGGCTTCTTCTGTCCCTGCCACGGGTCGACCTTTGATTCGGCCGGACGTGTGTTCAAGAACAAACCCGCTCCCACCAATCTGGAAATCCCCCCCCACAAATACCTGTCAGACAGCCGTTTGCTGATTGGTGAAGACGAGCTTGCCTGA
- a CDS encoding sigma-54 interaction domain-containing protein, translated as MKPLPELMSFLEGLPEPHILFDTQYRILAANAAYRRQFSPERSVVGRTCYEVSHHFHLPCDQAGESCPLLKARESGQRERVLHLHHSAKGEEYVNIELAPLLNADGEQAFFIEKMEPLRVAQGQSRTQGLIGRSAPFQQMLTMVARVAPSMATVLLLGESGTGKELLAQAVHEASPRAARALVAVDCSSLPENLFESELFGHERGAFTGANTARGGLVEAASGGTLFLDEVGDIPLTMQVKLLRLLETGTYRRVGSAEQRHADIRVVSATHRHLDEMVAQGKFREDLYYRLSTFPIHLPALRERRDDITLLAQALLQRVAGPRNLQLSPAALSLLEQQDYPGNVRELRNLLERSALMCDGEVLEASHVEQALQSGGRPRAVFSPPNLNNPSAMLTGTAVPTAAAGTLKSVERAMLQDFVNAHVGSRAELAARLGISERSLYRKLKALALT; from the coding sequence ATGAAACCGCTGCCAGAACTCATGTCCTTCCTGGAAGGTCTGCCCGAGCCACACATCCTGTTTGACACCCAGTACCGCATCCTGGCCGCCAACGCCGCTTACCGGCGCCAGTTCAGCCCGGAGCGCAGCGTGGTCGGGCGCACCTGTTATGAGGTGTCGCACCACTTCCATCTGCCGTGTGACCAGGCCGGTGAATCCTGTCCGCTGCTCAAGGCGCGCGAGTCAGGCCAGCGTGAACGGGTGCTGCACCTGCACCACAGCGCCAAAGGGGAGGAATATGTCAACATCGAACTGGCACCGCTGCTCAATGCCGACGGTGAACAAGCGTTTTTCATCGAGAAGATGGAGCCACTGCGGGTGGCGCAGGGGCAGTCCCGAACCCAAGGGCTGATTGGGCGCTCGGCACCGTTCCAGCAGATGCTGACGATGGTGGCGCGGGTGGCGCCGTCGATGGCCACGGTGCTCTTGCTGGGAGAGTCCGGTACCGGCAAGGAGTTGCTGGCACAGGCGGTGCACGAGGCCAGCCCGCGTGCGGCACGCGCGCTGGTGGCGGTGGACTGCTCCAGCTTGCCCGAGAACCTGTTCGAGTCCGAACTGTTTGGCCACGAGCGCGGCGCCTTCACCGGTGCCAATACAGCCCGTGGCGGACTGGTGGAAGCCGCCAGCGGCGGCACGCTGTTCCTCGACGAGGTGGGCGACATCCCGCTGACCATGCAGGTCAAACTGCTGCGCCTGCTGGAAACCGGCACCTACCGGCGTGTCGGCAGCGCCGAGCAGCGCCACGCCGACATCCGGGTGGTGTCAGCCACCCACCGGCACCTGGACGAGATGGTGGCCCAGGGCAAGTTTCGCGAGGATTTGTATTACCGCCTGAGCACCTTCCCGATCCATCTGCCCGCGCTGCGCGAACGCCGCGACGATATAACGCTGCTGGCCCAGGCCCTGCTGCAAAGGGTGGCCGGGCCACGCAATCTCCAGCTCAGCCCGGCCGCTCTGAGCCTGCTGGAACAACAAGACTACCCCGGCAATGTGCGCGAGTTGCGCAACCTGCTGGAGCGCTCGGCGCTGATGTGTGATGGCGAGGTTCTGGAGGCAAGCCATGTTGAACAGGCCCTGCAGTCAGGTGGGCGCCCGCGAGCCGTTTTCTCACCGCCGAACCTGAACAACCCAAGCGCGATGCTGACGGGCACCGCTGTGCCAACAGCCGCCGCCGGCACTCTCAAATCGGTCGAACGCGCCA